The Juglans microcarpa x Juglans regia isolate MS1-56 chromosome 2S, Jm3101_v1.0, whole genome shotgun sequence genome has a window encoding:
- the LOC121251490 gene encoding protein DETOXIFICATION 49-like, which yields MCQLTSPLPGKCDSNPPYLVSIKEPEQPNMLTSPFISGAGPTSQQQTWKPQKTHLSLAVTEAISIAKIALPMILTGLLIYSRSLISMLFLGRLGELALAGGSLAVGFANITGYSILSGLAMGMEPICAQAFGAKKHTLLGLSLQRTVLLLTFTSLPISLLWLNMKKILLFCGQDETIAREAQSYLLYSLPDLLAQSLLHPLRIYLRSQSITLPLTFCAALSIFLHIPINYLLVSHLNLGIKGVALSGVWTNFSLVGSLIIYILISGLHRKTWGGFSMECFKEWRSLLNLAIPSCISVCLEWWWYEIMILLCGLLINPTATVASMGILIQTTSLIYIFPSSLSFSVSTRVGNELGANNPRKANLAAIVGLSCSFVLGFSALVFAVMVRKKWATMFTRDKDIIDLTALVLPIIGFCELGNCPQTTGCGVLRGTARPKVGANINLGCFYLVGMPVALGLAFYAGLDFPGLWLGLLAAQGSCAASMLVVLSLTDWELEAKRSKELTGAVLVDDSHEVDHEEQKPLKAEIKEGFMLSSGRNSDQPHDLLV from the coding sequence ATGTGCCAGCTAACTTCCCCTCTCCCCGGCAAATGCGACTCAAACCCCCCATACCTTGTCTCAATCAAAGAACCAGAGCAGCCCAACATGCTTACTTCCCCATTTATCTCCGGGGCCGGGCCAACATCACAACAACAAACATGGAAACCACAAAAAACACACCTGTCCCTTGCCGTCACTGAAGCCATTTCCATAGCCAAAATAGCTCTTCCCATGATACTGACAGGccttttgatttattctcgctCACTGATTTCCATGCTTTTCCTCGGCCGCCTAGGTGAGCTCGCCTTGGCCGGCGGTTCTCTCGCAGTCGGATTCGCCAACATCACCGGTTACTCTATTCTCTCCGGCCTTGCCATGGGAATGGAACCCATTTGTGCCCAAGCTTTTGGTGCCAAAAAACACACCCTCCTCGGCCTCTCCTTGCAGAGAACGGTGCTTTTGCTCACCTTTACGTCATTACCTATATCTCTTCTATGgttaaatatgaagaaaatccTTCTCTTTTGCGGCCAAGATGAAACTATTGCCAGAGAAGCACAATCATATCTTTTGTATTCACTCCCTGACCTCTTAGCTCAATCACTACTACACCCATTGCGCATCTATCTTCGGTCACAATCCATAACTCTGCCTCTAACATTTTGTGCCGCTCTTTCCATTTTCCTTCACATACCCATCAATTACCTTCTCGTTTCACATCTTAATTTAGGAATCAAAGGCGTCGCTCTTAGCGGCGTTTGGACTAACTTCAGTCTTGTAGGCTCTCTGATCATCTACATCCTTATCTCCGGCCTCCACAGGAAAACCTGGGGAGGTTTTTCGATGGAGTGCTTTAAAGAATGGAGGTCTTTGTTAAATTTGGCCATTCCAAGCTGCATTTCCGTCTGCCTCGAGTGGTGGTGGTACGAGATCATGATTCTGCTATGTGGATTGTTGATAAACCCCACAGCAACCGTGGCTTCCATGGGCATTCTAATCCAAACTACATCGCTTATCTACATATTCCCTTCATCATTGAGCTTTAGCGTCTCCACAAGAGTTGGTAATGAACTTGGTGCGAACAACCCAAGAAAAGCAAACCTGGCAGCCATTGTAGGCCTTTCTTGCAGCTTCGTACTGGGCTTTTCTGCACTGGTTTTCGCAGTCATGGTGAGGAAGAAATGGGCTACTATGTTCACCCGAGATAAAGACATTATAGACTTGACAGCACTGGTTTTACCGATTATTGGGTTTTGTGAGCTCGGAAACTGCCCGCAAACAACGGGCTGCGGAGTGCTGAGAGGGACAGCAAGGCCTAAAGTGGGAGCAAACATCAACTTGGGGTGCTTTTACCTTGTGGGAATGCCAGTGGCATTGGGGTTGGCTTTCTATGCTGGACTCGACTTCCCGGGGCTGTGGTTGGGCCTTTTGGCAGCGCAAGGCTCGTGCGCAGCGAGCATGTTGGTGGTGTTGAGTCTAACAGATTGGGAATTAGAAGCCAAGAGATCAAAGGAACTAACCGGAGCTGTCCTTGTTGATGACAGTCACGAGGTTGATCATGAGGAGCAAAAGCCACTCAAAGCTGAAATCAAGGAAGGTTTTATGCTTTCGTCTGGGAGGAACTCAGATCAACCTCATGACTTGCTTGTTTAA
- the LOC121251881 gene encoding serine/arginine-rich splicing factor RS40-like isoform X7, with product MEDERDAEDAIRRLDRTEFGRKGRRLRVEWTKERGIRRPGGSRRSSSNVKPSKTLFVINFDTHHTRTRDLERHFEPYGKISSVRIRRNFAFVQYESQDDATRALDATNMSKLLDRVISVEYAVRDDDDERRNGYSPDRLGDRSLERSRDRRRSPSPYRRERGSPDYGRGSSPYRRERGSPDYGRGHNPSPHRRERGSPEYGRVRSRSPKQRERVGPDHRRGSSHSPYQTERASADLGRGPSHSPYGREKTSADHGRGPNRSPYGRERASPENGRVSSRSPYGREKASPDNAHELSPIPEPREDSPNFGGGPETPVRDRYHSQSPPAED from the exons GAACGTGGCATTAGAAGGCCTGGAGGTTCTAGAAGATCTTCCTCTAATGTGAAGCCTTCAAAGACACTGtttgttattaattttgataCACATCATACGAGGACTAGGGACTTGGAGAGGCACTTTGAGCCATATGGGAAAATATCAAGTGTGAGGATTAGAAGGAACTTTGCATTTGTGCAGTACGAGTCACAGGATGATGCTACGAGAGCATTGGATGCGACAAACATGAG CAAGTTGTTGGATCGAGTTATTTCAGTGGAGTATGCAGTCagggatgatgatgatgaaagaaGAAATGGATATAGCCCTGATAGATTGGGTGATAGGTCATTGGAGAGAAGCCGTGATAGAAGGCGGTCCCCAAGCCCATATCGACGAGAGAGGGGGAGCCCTGATTATGGACGTGGTTCTAGTCCatatagaagagagagaggcagcCCTGATTATGGCCGTGGACACAATCCAAGTCCCCATCGAAGAGAGAGGGGTAGCCCCGAGTATGGTCGTGTACGCAGTCGTAGTCCTAAACAAAGAGAGAGGGTTGGCCCTGATCATCGCCGTGGTTCAAGCCATAGTCCTTACCAAACAGAAAGGGCGAGTGCTGATCTTGGTCGTGGCCCTAGTCACAGTCCTTATGGAAGAGAGAAAACAAGTGCTGACCATGGTCGTGGCCCCAACCGCAGTCCTTATGGGAGAGAAAGGGCTAGTCCTGAAAATGGTCGTGTATCCAGCCGTAGTCCTTACGGAAGAGAGAAGGCTAGCCCTGACAATGCTCATGAACTCAGCCCAATACCTGAACCTAGAGAGGACAGCCCCAATTTTGGAGGTGGTCCTGAGACCCCTGTGCGTGACAGGTATCACAG TCAATCGCCCCCGGCAGAGGACTGA
- the LOC121251881 gene encoding serine/arginine-rich splicing factor RS40-like isoform X6: MEDERDAEDAIRRLDRTEFGRKGRRLRVEWTKQERGIRRPGGSRRSSSNVKPSKTLFVINFDTHHTRTRDLERHFEPYGKISSVRIRRNFAFVQYESQDDATRALDATNMSKLLDRVISVEYAVRDDDDERRNGYSPDRLGDRSLERSRDRRRSPSPYRRERGSPDYGRGSSPYRRERGSPDYGRGHNPSPHRRERGSPEYGRVRSRSPKQRERVGPDHRRGSSHSPYQTERASADLGRGPSHSPYGREKTSADHGRGPNRSPYGRERASPENGRVSSRSPYGREKASPDNAHELSPIPEPREDSPNFGGGPETPVRDRYHSQSPPAED, translated from the exons CAGGAACGTGGCATTAGAAGGCCTGGAGGTTCTAGAAGATCTTCCTCTAATGTGAAGCCTTCAAAGACACTGtttgttattaattttgataCACATCATACGAGGACTAGGGACTTGGAGAGGCACTTTGAGCCATATGGGAAAATATCAAGTGTGAGGATTAGAAGGAACTTTGCATTTGTGCAGTACGAGTCACAGGATGATGCTACGAGAGCATTGGATGCGACAAACATGAG CAAGTTGTTGGATCGAGTTATTTCAGTGGAGTATGCAGTCagggatgatgatgatgaaagaaGAAATGGATATAGCCCTGATAGATTGGGTGATAGGTCATTGGAGAGAAGCCGTGATAGAAGGCGGTCCCCAAGCCCATATCGACGAGAGAGGGGGAGCCCTGATTATGGACGTGGTTCTAGTCCatatagaagagagagaggcagcCCTGATTATGGCCGTGGACACAATCCAAGTCCCCATCGAAGAGAGAGGGGTAGCCCCGAGTATGGTCGTGTACGCAGTCGTAGTCCTAAACAAAGAGAGAGGGTTGGCCCTGATCATCGCCGTGGTTCAAGCCATAGTCCTTACCAAACAGAAAGGGCGAGTGCTGATCTTGGTCGTGGCCCTAGTCACAGTCCTTATGGAAGAGAGAAAACAAGTGCTGACCATGGTCGTGGCCCCAACCGCAGTCCTTATGGGAGAGAAAGGGCTAGTCCTGAAAATGGTCGTGTATCCAGCCGTAGTCCTTACGGAAGAGAGAAGGCTAGCCCTGACAATGCTCATGAACTCAGCCCAATACCTGAACCTAGAGAGGACAGCCCCAATTTTGGAGGTGGTCCTGAGACCCCTGTGCGTGACAGGTATCACAG TCAATCGCCCCCGGCAGAGGACTGA